In one window of Prosthecobacter vanneervenii DNA:
- a CDS encoding DUF1501 domain-containing protein, which translates to MNTSPCQGPDHLTRRSLLRGTTAAGLSWLTPLADILAAEAATAPSGKPARSLILLWLGGAASQLDTFDPHPETKIGGGVKTIPTAIKGVSFASGLEQTASVMQDVSLIRSMVSKEGDHERAFYNIKTGYRPDPTLIHPSIGAIVCHELPDAKIEIPTHVSILPNQWPARGGFFGAKYDAFQMYDPKSPVPDVKARVNDKRLDQRMEGLSVVEQAFARGREPDLDQSKTLHQLSMQRARKMMSSEQLKAFNVSDAPVKDLSVYGDTPFGRSCYSAVRLIQAGVRCVEVTLNGWDTHANNFEGQATQVKILDAAYASLIRDLKKLGLLQSTIVVCGGEFGRTPKINNVGGRDHWPHAFSMLVAGGGFAGGRVIGSTDPTGEKKEPERPVLVEDLHATIQNLLGIDYSKEVMTPVGRPMALSKGEPVKELQAHA; encoded by the coding sequence CGCCGACATCCTCGCCGCCGAGGCCGCCACCGCCCCCTCCGGCAAACCCGCACGTTCCCTCATCCTTCTCTGGCTCGGCGGTGCCGCCTCCCAGCTCGACACCTTCGATCCCCACCCCGAAACCAAAATCGGTGGCGGCGTCAAAACCATCCCCACCGCCATCAAAGGCGTCAGTTTCGCCTCCGGTCTCGAACAAACCGCCAGCGTCATGCAGGACGTCTCCCTCATCCGCTCCATGGTCAGCAAAGAGGGCGACCACGAGCGCGCCTTCTACAACATCAAAACCGGCTACCGCCCCGATCCCACCCTCATCCACCCCAGCATCGGTGCCATCGTCTGCCACGAACTACCAGACGCCAAAATCGAAATCCCCACCCACGTCTCCATCCTCCCCAATCAATGGCCCGCACGCGGCGGTTTCTTCGGCGCCAAGTACGACGCCTTCCAGATGTACGACCCCAAGTCCCCCGTGCCCGATGTCAAAGCACGCGTGAACGACAAACGCCTCGACCAGCGCATGGAAGGCCTCTCCGTGGTCGAGCAGGCCTTCGCCCGTGGCCGCGAGCCCGACCTCGATCAATCCAAAACACTCCACCAGCTCTCCATGCAGCGCGCTCGCAAGATGATGTCTTCAGAGCAGCTCAAAGCCTTCAATGTCAGCGATGCCCCTGTCAAAGATCTCAGCGTCTATGGCGACACTCCCTTCGGCCGCAGCTGCTACTCAGCCGTGCGTCTCATCCAGGCCGGCGTCCGCTGCGTCGAGGTCACCCTCAACGGCTGGGACACCCACGCCAACAACTTCGAAGGCCAGGCCACGCAGGTAAAGATCCTCGACGCTGCCTACGCCTCCCTCATTCGCGACCTCAAAAAGCTCGGCCTCCTCCAAAGCACCATCGTCGTCTGCGGCGGCGAATTCGGCCGCACCCCCAAGATCAACAACGTCGGCGGCCGCGACCACTGGCCCCACGCCTTCAGCATGCTCGTCGCCGGCGGCGGCTTCGCCGGAGGCCGCGTCATCGGCTCCACCGATCCAACGGGCGAAAAGAAAGAACCCGAACGACCCGTCCTCGTCGAAGACCTCCACGCCACCATCCAGAACCTTCTCGGCATCGACTACTCCAAAGAAGTCATGACCCCCGTCGGCCGCCCCATGGCCCTCAGCAAAGGCGAACCCGTCAAAGAACTCCAAGCCCACGCCTGA